The Pseudomonas cucumis sequence CATCTGGTGCTCGATTGCCGGCCCGGTGCCTGGCTGGAGCAGGCGATTATCGACGGGCTGGCGACTACGCCGTCACCGGAAATCGGTCATGACGCTTTTGCGCGGTTCAAGGTGTTGGTGGCCAGTGATCCGCAGCTGTGCAAGTCCTTGCAGGGGTTGCAGGACAACGAAGCTTTTATCGTCCGTACTTTGGAACTGGCCGCCGAGCGTGGACTGGCGTTCACCCGTGAACAACTGCGCGCGGCGATGCGCGACGGTCGTCGTCAATGGAATGAACAATGGAGCGCCTGAACCTCGAAGGCTGGTTGCCGATCCGCGTCTGGCAAGAGGTCGGGCAATGGCAAGTCGACTGGTGCTGGTTCGGTGACACGCGCCTGCATCAGCCGTTTTTTCGTGATGCTGTGGAAGACGCGCTGCGACTGCCGTTCAATCAGGCGTTTCGCCGGAAAACGGCATTGTCGACCCTTGTTGACTGGCAGGCTTGCAGTCCCGGCCTGGCCCCAAGTGCCTTTATCTTTCACGCCTCCCGCTGCGGCTCAACCCTGATCAGCCAGATGTTGGCGCAACTCGATAACCACGTTGTCATCAGCGAACCACCGCCGCTGGATGCGTTGCTGCGCAGTGATTTGCCCGCCGTTGAGCGCCGTGCCGCCATCAAAGGGTTGCTGTCTGCCTACGGGCAACGTCGGCTTGGCGTGGAGCAACGGCTGGTGATCAAACTCGACGCCTGGAACATTGGTGAACTGCCGTTGTTGCGCGAATGCTTCCCCGAAACACCGTGGTTGTTTCTTTATCGCGATCCATTGGAAATCGCCGTCTCGCATCTGCGTCGCCCGGGCATGCACATGGTGCCGGGGATGATCGGGGCGAGCGTGCTGGATGAGGAGTTTCCGTTCAGCAGCCGTGAGGATTACATCGCCCGGAGATTGGGGCGGTTGCTGGCATCGGGGTTGGCGCAATGCCTGGCGTTTGGCGGCCTGGCGGTGAACTACAGCGAACTGCCGCAGGCCATGGCGGGGCGTTTGGCAACGTTCTTTGCGTTGGATATCGAGCAACGCAGGCAAGTGTTTACGGCGGTGGGGCAACATGCCAAGCAGTCGTCGCAAGTGTTTGTCGATGATCGCGATGGCAAGCGTCGTGAAGCCTCGGTGCTGCTTCGTGAGCGGGTGGAACACTGGACGCGCGAGCCTTATGAGGCATTGGAAAAGGATCGCAGCCTTCACCTCCTACAATGGCCCGGCGTACACCTGTAGGAGCTGCCGAAGGCTGCGATCTTATGGGGCCGACAGATTATTTCCTTAGGGTTTTGACGACAAATCCGCCATCCCTTTGAGCAACTCGATCGGCAGCGGGAAGACGATGGTCGAACTCTTGTCCCCGGCAATCGAACTCAGCGTCTGCATGTAACGTAATTGCATGGCCCCCGGTTGGCGGCCGAGCATTTCGGCAGCCTGCATGAGTTTTTCCGAGGCCTGCAATTCGCCTTCGGCGTGGATCACCTTGGCCCGACGTTCCCGTTCGGCCTCGGCCTGTTTGGCGATGGCGCGAATCATCGATTCGTTGAGGTCCACGTGCTTGATCTCGACGTTGGCCACCTTGATGCCCCAGGCGTCAGTTTGCGCATCGAGCACTTGCTGGATGTCGACGTTCAAGCGTTCCCGTTCGGCCAGCAATTCATCGAGTTCATGTTTACCGAGCACCGCCCGCAATGTGGTCTGCGCCAGTTGGCTGGTGGCCATGAGAAAGTCTTCGACCTGAATGATCGCCCTTTGCGGATCGAGCACGCGGAAATACAGCACCGCATTGACCTTGACCGAGACGTTGTCGCGGGTGATCACGTCTTGCGCCGGTACGTCGAGCACCACGGTACGCAAGTCGACGCGAACCATTTGCTGAACTGCTGGAATCAGCAAAATCAGGCCAGGGCCTTTGACTTGCCAGAAGCGCCCGAGCTGGAACACCACGCCGCGTTCGTATTCGCGCAGGATACGGAAGGCCGATCCCGCCAGTGCAATCAGCAATAACAGGAGCGCGGAAAAACCCAGTTGCAGACCCATGACTATTCTCCACCATCATTGTTTATGCGGGCGCCGCGTCAGCCGCGGCCACTTCCAGCAGTAGCCCCTTGCGTGCCACCACCCGGACCTGTTGTCCCGGATGCAGCGGTGTTGCGCTCAATATCTGCCATTGCTCGCCTTGCAAGTGCACCCAACCGAAATAAGCACTACCAGCCTGCAACGACGTTACCTGCGTCACACTGCCCAGCAATTCGTCGTCGCCGCTGACGTTGCGGCGCGGTCGGGTTTTCAGGGCGCGGATCAGCAGGAAAGTCAGCAGCAGTGCGCTGATCAGCCCCAAACCGATCATCAAGGGAACAGGGAGCTCGGCGTTGGTCAGAATCACCGCGCCGAGCACGAACATCACAAGGCCGCCCAGACCGACCACGCCGTAATTGGGCAAGACCGCCTCGGCGATCAGAAACGCAATGCCGAACGTGATCAGCCAGATCCCGATAGGGTTGGGAACCAGCAAGATGACGGTGTCCGCTGCGAAAACCGATCCGCTCAAGGCCAGCAGCAGCGCCATGGCACAACAACGAATGCTCACTTGACCCTCCGCAAGAGTGACCCTGCATACAAGTCTAGTTGAGCCTGTGCTTGTATAAATTTTGACCAGTTGTCGACAGTGTCCGACGGGCGGATTTCCCGCCGGATGCCACCAGCGGGCCTAGACTTTTAATGGAGACAAAAAAGTTAACTATCGTCCGCGATTTCGTTACTACGGACACCGAGGTGCATCATGCGTATGGCAAAAACCGTGCAGAACAGCCTCGATAAGGCTCACTGCGAATATGACATCGTGTCTCACCCGCACTCGGCCAGTAGCCTTGAAACGGCTCGGCTCGCGGGCATCCCTGCCGAACGGGTCGCCAAATCGGTGATTCTCGACGACAGCCACGGCCACTACTTGATGGCCGTGCTGCCCGCCAG is a genomic window containing:
- a CDS encoding sulfotransferase family protein, with protein sequence MERLNLEGWLPIRVWQEVGQWQVDWCWFGDTRLHQPFFRDAVEDALRLPFNQAFRRKTALSTLVDWQACSPGLAPSAFIFHASRCGSTLISQMLAQLDNHVVISEPPPLDALLRSDLPAVERRAAIKGLLSAYGQRRLGVEQRLVIKLDAWNIGELPLLRECFPETPWLFLYRDPLEIAVSHLRRPGMHMVPGMIGASVLDEEFPFSSREDYIARRLGRLLASGLAQCLAFGGLAVNYSELPQAMAGRLATFFALDIEQRRQVFTAVGQHAKQSSQVFVDDRDGKRREASVLLRERVEHWTREPYEALEKDRSLHLLQWPGVHL
- a CDS encoding slipin family protein; this encodes MGLQLGFSALLLLLIALAGSAFRILREYERGVVFQLGRFWQVKGPGLILLIPAVQQMVRVDLRTVVLDVPAQDVITRDNVSVKVNAVLYFRVLDPQRAIIQVEDFLMATSQLAQTTLRAVLGKHELDELLAERERLNVDIQQVLDAQTDAWGIKVANVEIKHVDLNESMIRAIAKQAEAERERRAKVIHAEGELQASEKLMQAAEMLGRQPGAMQLRYMQTLSSIAGDKSSTIVFPLPIELLKGMADLSSKP
- a CDS encoding NfeD family protein, which codes for MSIRCCAMALLLALSGSVFAADTVILLVPNPIGIWLITFGIAFLIAEAVLPNYGVVGLGGLVMFVLGAVILTNAELPVPLMIGLGLISALLLTFLLIRALKTRPRRNVSGDDELLGSVTQVTSLQAGSAYFGWVHLQGEQWQILSATPLHPGQQVRVVARKGLLLEVAAADAAPA